A genome region from Populus alba chromosome 5, ASM523922v2, whole genome shotgun sequence includes the following:
- the LOC140954321 gene encoding disease resistance protein RPV1-like, whose amino-acid sequence MAFNLVTLILIFLSLIPGATRTPRTCDPSFRGPVLTTYDVFLSFRGEDTRKYFTDHLYKALTRAGIPTFRDDDEIRIGENIELEIQKAIQESKSSIIVFSKNYSSSRWCLDELSMIMERRRTFGHLVFPVFYDVDPSEVENQTGQFGEEFAKLEVRFKYQMERVEGWRRALKEAANMERMVLEDRY is encoded by the coding sequence ATGGCTTTCAACCTAGTGACCCTAATCTTGATTTTTCTCTCCTTAATTCCAGGGGCTACTCGGACACCCCGGACGTGTGACCCCTCGTTCAGAGGCCCAGTGTTGACTACTTACGATgtcttcttgagttttagaggtgaaGATACACGCAAATATTTCACCGACCACCTCTACAAAGCTTTAACTAGAGCAGGGATTCCCACTTTCAGAGACGACGACGAGATCCGGATAGGAGAGAACATTGAGTTAGAAATCCAGAaagcaattcaagaatcaaaatcatctattattgtgttttctaaaaACTACTCTTCTTCAAGATGGTGTCTTGATGAACTCTCGATGATCATGGAACGTAGAAGAACTTTTGGGCACTTAGTGTTCCCAGTTTTCTACGATGTCGATCCATCTGAGGTGGAGAACCAAACAGGGCAATTTGGTGAAGAGTTTGCTAAACTTGAAGTACGCTTCAAGTATCAGATGGAGAGGGTGGAGGGATGGAGAAGGGCTCTTAAGGAAGCTGCAAACATGGAAAGGATGGTTCTGGAAGACAGGTactaa